One segment of Methanobrevibacter wolinii SH DNA contains the following:
- a CDS encoding gamma carbonic anhydrase family protein: MEIKESTEIFPGTHIVGDVELDENVSVWYGAVIRGDVAPIKIGKNSNVQDNCVLHATKDIPLTIGDNVTIGHGAVVHGCTIEDNVLIGMNATVLNNAHIGKNSIVGAGAVVSEGKEFPEGSLILGVPGKLIKQVSKEQIESIQENADHYVKLSKSYNLD, from the coding sequence ATGGAAATTAAAGAAAGTACTGAAATATTTCCAGGTACTCATATTGTAGGTGATGTTGAACTTGATGAAAATGTATCTGTTTGGTATGGTGCAGTTATTAGAGGTGATGTAGCACCTATTAAAATAGGTAAAAACTCAAATGTTCAGGATAATTGTGTACTTCATGCTACTAAAGATATCCCATTAACTATTGGGGATAATGTAACTATTGGTCATGGAGCAGTTGTCCATGGATGTACTATTGAGGATAATGTTCTTATTGGTATGAATGCTACTGTACTTAATAATGCACATATTGGTAAAAATTCTATTGTAGGTGCTGGAGCAGTTGTAAGTGAAGGTAAAGAATTTCCTGAAGGAAGTTTAATTTTAGGTGTTCCTGGTAAACTTATCAAACAAGTCTCTAAGGAACAAATAGAATCAATTCAAGAGAATGCAGATCATTATGTTAAACTTTCTAAATCATATAATCTTGATTAA
- the hisC gene encoding histidinol-phosphate transaminase, with translation MNARDVVKKLDPYVPGRSEDEIANEFGVNKEDIIKLGSNENPWGPSENAIKAIESEIHTINRYPETDLEKLRSEFAKYAGVKTENVIVSGDGADEIIDVLAKTFINPGDEFITPLPTYTYYEFLFKPYGAVPVYAKWNMDNNTLDVQSVLDAITNKTKVIFICSPNNPSGAVVSEEDLRTIIEATDALVVIDEAYFEYSEQTQSKLINDYSNVFIIRTMSKVMGIAGLRVGYGLSDPETIDYMLRIKPVFSLTRLSYVAAMATLNDKEFIKYSTAKGIESREYLYNEVSKFKTLHVFKSKSNFMLIDVHDTGYTAAELTRELMKKGVIVRDCTSFKGIDEYWIRISIATLEEDKRFIDILHTIVE, from the coding sequence ATGAATGCAAGAGATGTTGTAAAGAAATTAGATCCTTATGTACCTGGAAGGTCTGAGGATGAGATTGCTAATGAATTCGGTGTGAATAAAGAGGATATTATTAAATTAGGTTCTAATGAAAATCCATGGGGACCATCTGAAAATGCTATTAAAGCAATTGAAAGTGAAATTCATACTATTAACAGGTATCCTGAAACTGATTTAGAAAAATTAAGAAGTGAATTTGCAAAATATGCTGGTGTTAAAACTGAAAATGTAATTGTTTCTGGTGATGGTGCAGATGAAATTATTGATGTTTTAGCAAAAACTTTCATAAACCCTGGAGATGAATTTATAACACCTCTTCCAACATATACTTATTATGAATTTTTATTTAAACCATATGGGGCAGTACCAGTCTATGCTAAATGGAATATGGATAATAATACTTTAGATGTTCAATCTGTTTTAGATGCAATTACTAATAAAACTAAAGTAATTTTTATTTGTTCACCTAATAATCCTTCTGGGGCAGTTGTAAGTGAAGAAGACTTAAGAACTATTATTGAGGCTACTGATGCTTTAGTTGTTATTGATGAAGCATATTTTGAATATTCAGAACAAACTCAATCTAAACTAATTAATGATTATTCTAATGTTTTTATTATAAGAACAATGTCTAAAGTTATGGGTATTGCTGGTTTAAGAGTAGGTTATGGTTTATCTGATCCTGAAACAATTGATTATATGTTAAGAATTAAACCAGTATTTTCTCTTACTAGATTATCTTATGTTGCAGCAATGGCTACACTTAATGATAAAGAATTTATCAAATATTCCACAGCTAAAGGAATTGAATCAAGAGAATATTTATATAATGAAGTTTCTAAATTTAAAACATTACATGTATTTAAATCAAAATCAAATTTCATGTTAATTGATGTTCATGATACAGGTTATACTGCTGCAGAACTTACTCGTGAATTAATGAAAAAAGGTGTAATTGTACGTGATTGTACTTCTTTTAAAGGTATTGATGAATATTGGATTAGAATAAGTATTGCAACTTTAGAAGAAGATAAAAGATTTATTGATATTTTACATACTATTGTAGAATAA
- a CDS encoding anaerobic ribonucleoside-triphosphate reductase activating protein: MYFGGSVVSSVDFHGRMSFMIFLSQCPLRCPYCQNPELLDDKTEKPLDEVLELINHNADFMDAVVISGGEPLVQSNDVLSILKYSKDIGLETKLDTSAVYPNRLEPLLDYTDYVAMDIKVPFDKYKEVIGAPVGDAVKSSMEMVYNRDDVVLECRTTYVPKLMSLSDVETIAKSVKCDIYTLQQFRNRNVLDQRLYTIDSPNALDMKEFAQYLKKYYLRDTEVFLKTAEFGNEIIK, translated from the coding sequence ATGTATTTTGGCGGATCAGTTGTTTCAAGTGTTGATTTTCATGGTAGAATGTCTTTTATGATATTTTTATCACAATGTCCTTTAAGATGTCCTTATTGTCAAAATCCAGAATTATTAGATGATAAAACAGAAAAACCTTTAGATGAGGTATTAGAGCTTATTAATCATAATGCTGATTTTATGGATGCAGTTGTTATATCTGGTGGAGAACCACTTGTACAATCTAATGATGTATTAAGTATATTGAAATATTCAAAAGATATTGGACTTGAAACTAAATTAGATACTAGTGCTGTTTATCCAAATAGATTAGAACCTTTACTTGATTATACTGATTATGTTGCTATGGATATTAAAGTCCCTTTTGATAAATATAAAGAGGTAATAGGTGCTCCTGTTGGAGATGCTGTTAAATCATCTATGGAAATGGTTTATAATAGAGATGATGTAGTACTTGAATGTAGAACAACTTATGTTCCTAAACTCATGTCTTTATCTGATGTTGAAACAATTGCAAAATCTGTTAAATGTGATATTTATACATTACAACAATTTAGAAATAGAAATGTTTTAGATCAACGTTTATATACTATTGATAGTCCAAATGCATTAGATATGAAAGAATTTGCACAATATCTTAAAAAGTATTATCTTAGAGATACTGAAGTTTTCTTAAAAACTGCTGAATTTGGAAATGAAATTATTAAATAA
- a CDS encoding tetratricopeptide repeat protein: MPILSFGSQNINIITGKKRMTIRKLWKNPLKVGDRLYCYWNLVSKEKKKIFEAKVTDIKLIKFKDLKNNDNLAQEEGYENSKEMVKEFKKMYVKPLKDEDIFQIIYFEKLDVDDWKGDKIDQKAMITQRADILFDSGKYDKSVLCYSAALKYDSNDVYLLNKKGDNLTRLGKFKEALNCYNKALKIDKNNEYIWNNKAIALLNSGNPQEALKASDEAIKINSGDTSILYWRGFILEVLNRLEEALQVYNILLNIDDSDPEVWNAIGNILTDLERPEDALRAYDKTLSLCLDDSEVDASAQNRKGNALLELGRFSEALDCYNKAISIEKDNESFLINKGVALMELGKFAEAENIFTKVLAINPNNDDAKFLKMECLENF, translated from the coding sequence ATGCCTATATTGTCCTTTGGTAGTCAGAATATTAATATTATAACTGGTAAAAAAAGGATGACTATTAGAAAATTATGGAAAAATCCTTTAAAGGTTGGAGACCGTCTTTATTGTTATTGGAATTTAGTTTCTAAAGAAAAAAAGAAAATTTTTGAAGCTAAAGTTACAGACATAAAATTAATTAAATTTAAAGACCTTAAAAATAATGATAACTTAGCTCAAGAAGAGGGTTATGAAAATTCAAAAGAGATGGTTAAAGAATTTAAGAAGATGTATGTTAAACCTCTTAAGGATGAAGATATTTTCCAAATCATTTATTTTGAAAAATTAGATGTAGATGATTGGAAAGGTGATAAAATAGATCAAAAAGCTATGATAACTCAAAGAGCAGATATATTATTTGATAGTGGTAAATATGATAAATCTGTTTTATGTTATTCTGCTGCTTTAAAATATGATTCTAATGATGTTTACCTTTTAAACAAAAAAGGAGATAATCTTACTAGATTAGGTAAATTTAAAGAGGCATTAAACTGTTATAATAAAGCTTTAAAAATAGATAAAAATAATGAATATATTTGGAATAATAAAGCTATTGCACTTTTAAATTCTGGTAATCCTCAAGAGGCCTTAAAAGCTAGTGATGAAGCTATTAAAATTAATTCAGGAGATACTTCTATTTTATATTGGAGAGGTTTTATTCTTGAAGTTTTAAATAGATTAGAAGAAGCACTTCAAGTTTATAATATTTTATTAAATATTGATGATTCTGATCCTGAAGTTTGGAATGCAATTGGAAACATTTTAACTGATTTAGAAAGGCCAGAAGATGCACTTAGAGCATATGATAAAACATTATCTTTATGTCTTGATGACTCTGAAGTTGATGCATCTGCTCAAAATCGTAAAGGTAATGCTCTTTTAGAATTAGGTAGATTTTCTGAAGCATTAGATTGTTATAATAAAGCTATTTCTATTGAAAAAGATAATGAATCATTCCTAATTAATAAAGGTGTAGCTTTAATGGAACTTGGAAAATTTGCAGAAGCAGAAAATATATTTACTAAAGTTTTAGCAATTAATCCAAATAATGATGATGCTAAATTCCTTAAAATGGAATGTCTTGAAAATTTTTAG
- the glmM gene encoding phosphoglucosamine mutase produces MVKKRLFGTFGVRRVANEVMTPEFASRLAASYGTLVQGTVAIGGDTRTSTPMLKHAITAGLLSSGCDVVDLGILPTPAIQYAVRKYYDGGIIVTASHNPPKYNGLKFVDEFGIGTPDDMELKVEEMFFDGEPKRAKWDEIGKVYTNDNIISEYINDAISRVDADAIRKANLKVVVDCGSGAGSYTAPYLLRKLGCDVTTLNSQADGHFPGRNPEPIEENLQDLIATVKELGADIGLAHDGDADRTICIDEKGNFVLGDKTFSLVEKAMLKENNGGTIVTTVATSTAIYDIAEEYGGNVIATAVGDLLVARKLKDTNGLFGGEENGGLIFPEFVYGRDAAMTVSKILEIIAKEKKPLSELVSELPVYHTVKMKTECPDDQKEEVMSRIAEEIKNTTDYKIDRTDGVKILREDGWLIIRPSGTEPIFRCFAETDDINKSKEMTEWGISLVKKYLK; encoded by the coding sequence ATGGTTAAAAAACGATTATTTGGAACTTTTGGTGTACGTAGAGTAGCAAATGAAGTTATGACTCCAGAATTTGCTTCAAGACTTGCAGCAAGTTATGGTACACTTGTACAAGGAACTGTAGCAATTGGTGGAGATACAAGAACCTCAACACCAATGCTTAAACATGCAATTACTGCAGGATTATTATCCTCAGGATGTGATGTAGTAGATTTAGGAATACTTCCAACTCCTGCAATACAATATGCAGTAAGAAAATATTATGATGGTGGAATTATAGTAACTGCTTCACATAATCCTCCAAAATATAATGGTCTTAAATTTGTAGATGAATTTGGTATTGGAACACCAGATGACATGGAACTTAAAGTTGAAGAAATGTTCTTTGATGGAGAACCTAAAAGAGCAAAATGGGATGAAATTGGAAAAGTATATACTAATGACAATATAATCTCAGAATATATTAATGATGCAATAAGTAGAGTAGATGCAGACGCAATTCGCAAAGCAAATCTCAAAGTTGTTGTTGATTGTGGATCTGGAGCAGGTTCTTATACAGCACCATATTTACTTAGAAAACTTGGATGTGATGTTACAACCTTAAATTCACAAGCAGATGGACATTTCCCTGGACGTAATCCAGAACCTATTGAAGAAAACTTACAAGATTTAATAGCTACTGTTAAAGAATTAGGTGCAGATATTGGTCTTGCTCATGATGGAGATGCAGATAGGACAATATGTATTGATGAAAAAGGAAACTTTGTTCTTGGAGATAAAACATTTTCACTTGTTGAAAAAGCAATGCTTAAAGAAAATAATGGAGGAACCATTGTAACTACTGTTGCAACTTCTACAGCAATTTATGATATTGCAGAAGAATATGGTGGAAACGTTATTGCAACTGCAGTAGGAGATTTACTTGTAGCAAGGAAACTTAAAGATACAAATGGACTATTTGGTGGAGAAGAAAATGGAGGATTAATTTTCCCTGAATTTGTTTATGGAAGAGATGCAGCAATGACTGTATCAAAAATCTTAGAAATTATTGCAAAAGAGAAAAAACCATTATCAGAACTTGTAAGTGAACTTCCAGTATATCATACTGTAAAAATGAAAACAGAATGTCCAGATGATCAAAAAGAAGAAGTAATGTCTAGAATAGCTGAAGAAATTAAAAACACAACAGATTATAAAATAGACAGAACTGATGGAGTTAAAATACTAAGAGAAGATGGATGGTTAATTATAAGACCTAGTGGAACAGAACCTATCTTTAGATGTTTTGCAGAAACAGACGACATCAATAAATCTAAAGAAATGACCGAATGGGGAATTTCACTTGTTAAAAAATATTTAAAATAG
- a CDS encoding exodeoxyribonuclease VII large subunit produces MIINDKTIYKIALITSIIGISILIISSAWVEPKEMRIKEITSNNINEKITIHGVITEIDYSSSGKTCFLNLNDGTGKIRVIIFQSGLENFETQGINISDFKNRNVKITGTVSEYNNKLEITLDDSKLIKLEK; encoded by the coding sequence ATGATTATTAATGATAAAACCATATACAAAATAGCACTTATTACTAGTATAATTGGTATAAGTATATTAATTATAAGTTCTGCATGGGTAGAGCCTAAAGAAATGAGGATTAAAGAAATTACAAGTAATAATATAAATGAAAAAATTACAATTCATGGAGTTATTACAGAAATCGATTATTCATCCAGTGGTAAAACTTGTTTCTTAAATCTAAATGATGGAACGGGTAAAATCAGAGTAATCATATTTCAATCTGGACTAGAAAATTTTGAAACACAAGGAATTAATATTTCTGATTTTAAAAATAGAAATGTTAAAATAACTGGAACAGTCAGTGAATACAATAATAAATTAGAAATAACTCTTGATGATTCAAAATTAATAAAATTAGAAAAATAA
- a CDS encoding ATP-dependent DNA ligase yields the protein MKYQELVDVYEKLAATTKRLEKTNILSEFLKTVDSEILPEVSLMCLGRVFPSWSEEEQGVGDKLIMKAVADVVGVSVNKVEDEVREQGDIGAASEKLFGEKKQMTFFSKPLTIEFVFKNLRKLTKITGSKSTSRKISIILELLSSASGVESKYICRTIVEQLRIGVGEGILRDAIADAFSIDNKIVDRAYMLTNNIGLVAKVAKEEGSDALAKLNLVPGTPVKLMLAQLSKGIDESINEMGLALIETKYDGIRCQLHKHGDKITLFTRRLENVTNAIPEIVDAIREAFPDEDFIAEGEVIATRNGKPLSFQNILHRVRRKYNIEEAMENIPLEVYLYDLLYYKRPRIDDPIIERRKTLESIVTTSDMVHLSELVLCTPENTQDAKNLFNKSIAEGHEGIMIKNANEPYIPGVRGKKMLKFKAEPENLDVVVVGGTKGIGKRGDFIGSYLVALQDKDENLKTVAMVGTGLSDDQLEKLTKKMEEYKIVEKGTKIKVEPKIIFEVAYSEIVKSPEYEAGYSLRFPVVKRIREDKGVKDIDTVERLESMYNG from the coding sequence ATGAAATATCAAGAATTAGTTGATGTTTATGAAAAATTAGCTGCTACAACAAAAAGATTGGAAAAAACAAATATCCTTTCAGAATTTTTAAAAACAGTAGATAGTGAAATCCTTCCAGAAGTTAGTTTAATGTGTCTTGGAAGAGTTTTCCCATCATGGAGTGAAGAGGAACAGGGAGTAGGCGATAAACTTATAATGAAAGCTGTAGCAGATGTAGTTGGAGTTAGTGTTAATAAAGTTGAAGACGAAGTAAGAGAACAAGGAGATATTGGTGCAGCTAGTGAAAAACTTTTTGGAGAGAAAAAACAAATGACTTTTTTCTCAAAACCTCTTACAATTGAATTTGTCTTTAAAAATCTTAGAAAATTAACAAAAATTACAGGTAGTAAATCAACTTCTCGTAAAATATCAATTATTCTTGAATTATTATCTTCAGCAAGTGGAGTAGAATCAAAATATATTTGTAGAACCATTGTAGAGCAACTACGTATAGGTGTTGGTGAAGGTATATTAAGAGATGCAATTGCAGATGCTTTTTCAATTGATAATAAGATTGTTGATAGAGCATATATGTTAACAAATAATATTGGACTTGTTGCTAAAGTAGCTAAAGAAGAAGGTTCTGATGCACTTGCAAAATTAAATTTAGTACCTGGAACTCCTGTAAAATTAATGCTTGCCCAATTATCAAAAGGAATTGATGAAAGTATTAATGAAATGGGTCTTGCTCTAATTGAAACAAAATATGATGGAATAAGATGTCAACTTCATAAACATGGAGATAAAATTACTTTATTTACAAGACGTCTTGAAAATGTTACAAATGCAATTCCAGAAATTGTTGATGCAATACGTGAAGCCTTCCCTGATGAAGATTTTATTGCAGAAGGAGAAGTAATAGCAACCCGTAATGGTAAACCTTTATCATTCCAAAACATTTTACATAGAGTAAGGCGTAAATACAATATTGAAGAAGCAATGGAAAATATACCATTAGAAGTTTATTTATATGATTTATTATATTATAAAAGACCACGTATTGATGATCCAATAATAGAAAGAAGAAAAACACTTGAATCAATAGTTACAACATCAGATATGGTACATCTTAGTGAACTTGTATTATGTACACCTGAAAATACACAAGATGCAAAAAATTTATTTAATAAATCAATTGCAGAAGGTCATGAAGGTATAATGATTAAAAATGCTAATGAACCATATATTCCAGGGGTTCGTGGTAAAAAAATGCTTAAATTTAAAGCAGAACCAGAAAACTTAGACGTTGTTGTAGTTGGTGGAACAAAAGGAATTGGAAAAAGAGGAGATTTTATAGGATCATATCTTGTTGCATTACAAGATAAAGATGAAAATCTTAAAACAGTAGCTATGGTAGGTACAGGACTTAGTGATGATCAACTTGAAAAACTTACTAAAAAAATGGAAGAATATAAAATTGTAGAAAAAGGTACTAAAATTAAAGTAGAACCAAAAATAATTTTTGAAGTTGCATATAGTGAAATTGTAAAAAGTCCAGAATATGAAGCAGGATACTCTCTTAGATTCCCAGTTGTTAAAAGAATAAGAGAAGATAAAGGAGTTAAAGATATTGATACTGTTGAAAGATTAGAATCTATGTATAATGGATAA